GTGGAGACAATGGCGTTGGCTTTCTCAGAAAGAGCAACTAAGGGCTGGGACTTGCCATCCCGTCCAGTACACTCGTTGGTAATTCCAACAACTTTAATGCCCGCATTCTCAAGTTCAACAATGCATTGGATAAAATCGGCGTCAGGGTTGCCATAACCTTCCTCAGCCACGATGGCCCCCTCAGCGCCAAGACTGCTGGCAAGCTGCCGGACAAAAATTGCGGAACGATTCTTTTCCACTAAGTTAACATTCAGATTTGATAAAATTACACCTAAGAAGTTAATTGTCTTACCGTGTTCAGAGTAAAGTTTTTTAATCGTAGGATTGTTGACATGTTCGTAGGTAGATATCTTGGAAGAACAGGGCATAAAACTTCCTGAAATAATTGCTCCATCTAATAACTCGTTGGGATGCATAAATGTAGGGACCATATGGTTGGTATCCCAGCCGTATACTAAAGCATTATAACCTTCTTCTTCCATTTGTGATTGCAGTTGCAATACATAAACAACTCCAGGCAAGCTTTGAACTTCAGGAGAACGTTTTGTAATTGGAGGGAGTTCATAGGTTTGTATTTCTTCAGGTTCTTGGTCGGCTACACATTTTCCAATATATTCAGCCAGCCGCATACCAGCCCATCTTAAGGCATGGTTTTTTTTCTGCTGCTCATACCTTTCAAATTCCTCATCAGTATCAGCAACGAGGCAGATGTTATTAAGTTTAGAATATATGGTATGTTTTGCCCCTGGGCCGCTCATATCAATCAGACCGTCCTGGAAACCTCCCCAATGCTTGCCAACAACCAGCACGCAGCTTCCTTTCAATGCATGCGTCCGTCCGCTGCCAGCTAAAGAAAGATCATTCGTCACTCCAGGGAACATTAAGCCCCCAGATACTTTGCATCGTGGTTCAATAGCTTCCTTTACCGGCACTATCCTAACCGGATCCCCGGGCTTAGCTAATACCAAGTCGGCTTCGGTAATATGTTCATCTTCCATGACAACATCTAAAGCTTCCTGTTTATTAATCGTCAATACCCCGTTGGCGTAAAAAGTCTTATCTCCAAAGCAAACCTCTTTGACAAAAAAATTGCCAATTTCCAGTTTCATAATTACGCTCCTTTCTTTATGCTTTTTTGCACGAGAATAAGCAGATTTTTTTGTGTAATAATCCTCCTCCTATAAAGAAATTTAATGTGTAGAGCCTTTGTGAAAAAATTCTCCTATGCATATTTTATAATAAACATGTTTATTTTGTAAACATGTTTATTATAAAATATGCATAGATTCTTGTATTGTTGTAGCCTTAGTAAGCCTATGGTAAGATAGATAAGTAGTCCTACTGTAATTCGAGTTGGTGATTAATTTTGGATAAAAAAGAGCTACAGCGCAGAAGAATGATGAAATACTTTATTGACGCAGCAGCTCAAATTATAGCAGAAGAGGGAATTGAAGGAGTTACTATTAGAAAAGTGGCTGATCTGGCAGGGTATAATGTGGCCACGGTATATAATTATTTTTCTAATCTCGAACACTTAATTTTTTTTGCAGCCATGAGGTTTACCAGAGAATATGTATGTAGTCTACCCGATTACATTAAAACAACTTCAAATGCCCTAGAAAAATATCTTCGTATCTGGGAGTGCTTTTGTCATTATTCATTTAGCAAACCACTGATTTATCATGCAATTTTTTTTACTAAACTCAATAATTCCTTGGCAGATTCAATGCAAGAGTATTATCAACTTTATCCCCAGGAACTGAAACAACAACCGGAAGAACTGCTCCCTATGCTGTTGCAGCAAAATATCTATGAACGCACAAAAACCATTCTTGCTGCCTGTGCTACTGAAGGTTTTATATCCTGGGAAGCCCTTCCTGAAATAAATGAAATGACACTGCTAATCTATCAAGGAATGCTTTCCAGGATAATCAATAAGCAAGTAAATTACACTTTAGATGAAGCCGTAAAGCGGACAATGCAATATATAAAAAGGATTATTTTAGCATATCAAGCAATATAAAAAAGAGCCGTACATTAGCTATAGTAATATACGGCTCTCTGCAACGGTTTTAATATTTTACAAATACCCTGCCTCTTTCAAAAGCTCAACAGCCTTCTCCTTGTCCTCGGGAGCAACCATGACGATTGGTCCGGTGCAGCCCATGCCGCTGGTGGCGTAGATGTTGTTCTTCCACAGCACCTGCACCGCATCTTCCAGCTGCAGGATCTCTATCCCCGGGATCTCGGCGGTAACCGGTTTCTCCGGCGGAGGAGTTACTGCGCCGCCGGCTTCTGCTTTCTTGGCGGCATTTGCCGGGCACTCAAAGGAGCTGATGATGCTCTCCCAGCCTGCTTTTTTTGCTGCGGCAAATTCCGCGTTTGCTTTCTCCAGGAGTTTTCCTTTGGCTGCATCACCCGCATAGCGGATTGCTCCGGCTACTACGGGTGCCCCCGAAGCCCGGGACAGGATGCAGATAATCCGGTCGTAGTTTTCCCCTACTCCGGGCCCGTAACCGTAGCCCAGTGCTTCGTAGTTGCCTCCGCTGGTGTAGGCGGAGAACATCTTCATCAGCACGTTTCCGGTCAGGCTGTCGGTAACCATTACATCTGGCACTCCCAATAGCAGGTCGTTCCCTCGCATCACTACGCCGCCGTCGCTTCTGGCCGACTCGGTAAAGTTGATGGGGTAGCCGTTTTCCTGTAGTTTTTTTAGGGCCCTTTCCACCTGCCGGGCGCCCTCGATATTTAAAATGCCAACGGTTGGGTTGGCCTTGCCGCAGGCTTTGGCGGCAGCTATGCCGTAGAGGGTGTTCTTCAGCATGGCTGTTACCCGTTCGGTGGCAGAGGTGCCGGTGGTGGTGGCTAAAAACATTTCTTTGCCTTTCCCGGGTGTGATTACTCTGCCTACGGTGGATACTCCGATGGGGAAGCTGTAGTGCATTGTTACTGCGGCATCTAAACTGCCTTCGCTGAGCATTTTATCCATAATGGCATGGGCTTCTTTTTCATCCTGGGCTTGTACCAGCTCTAAACGGGTCTTGACGCCGCTGC
This region of Zhaonella formicivorans genomic DNA includes:
- the grdD gene encoding glycine/sarcosine/betaine reductase complex component C subunit alpha, which encodes MDSKIMRNTISEIFEEMANALETGTFGRKVRVGLTILGSEHGPKELVYGAELAQGQNPDLEVVVIGSGVKTRLELVQAQDEKEAHAIMDKMLSEGSLDAAVTMHYSFPIGVSTVGRVITPGKGKEMFLATTTGTSATERVTAMLKNTLYGIAAAKACGKANPTVGILNIEGARQVERALKKLQENGYPINFTESARSDGGVVMRGNDLLLGVPDVMVTDSLTGNVLMKMFSAYTSGGNYEALGYGYGPGVGENYDRIICILSRASGAPVVAGAIRYAGDAAKGKLLEKANAEFAAAKKAGWESIISSFECPANAAKKAEAGGAVTPPPEKPVTAEIPGIEILQLEDAVQVLWKNNIYATSGMGCTGPIVMVAPEDKEKAVELLKEAGYL
- a CDS encoding TetR/AcrR family transcriptional regulator, which encodes MDKKELQRRRMMKYFIDAAAQIIAEEGIEGVTIRKVADLAGYNVATVYNYFSNLEHLIFFAAMRFTREYVCSLPDYIKTTSNALEKYLRIWECFCHYSFSKPLIYHAIFFTKLNNSLADSMQEYYQLYPQELKQQPEELLPMLLQQNIYERTKTILAACATEGFISWEALPEINEMTLLIYQGMLSRIINKQVNYTLDEAVKRTMQYIKRIILAYQAI
- a CDS encoding glycine/sarcosine/betaine reductase component B subunit encodes the protein MKLEIGNFFVKEVCFGDKTFYANGVLTINKQEALDVVMEDEHITEADLVLAKPGDPVRIVPVKEAIEPRCKVSGGLMFPGVTNDLSLAGSGRTHALKGSCVLVVGKHWGGFQDGLIDMSGPGAKHTIYSKLNNICLVADTDEEFERYEQQKKNHALRWAGMRLAEYIGKCVADQEPEEIQTYELPPITKRSPEVQSLPGVVYVLQLQSQMEEEGYNALVYGWDTNHMVPTFMHPNELLDGAIISGSFMPCSSKISTYEHVNNPTIKKLYSEHGKTINFLGVILSNLNVNLVEKNRSAIFVRQLASSLGAEGAIVAEEGYGNPDADFIQCIVELENAGIKVVGITNECTGRDGKSQPLVALSEKANAIVSTGNVSELIELPPMPKIIGELESLARDGFSGGWEGCLKEDGSLIMENNAMFCSDGIVGFSVKTVVEY